tatatatatgtatatgtttatgtttatgtatatatgaacacactttatattattatgtttattaatcatttacattattcttataatttcatttattttttttttttttacatatatatttcatttacACACCTACTAATTTATCTACAGAAAATTTATAAACATCCTCTACCTTTGGACACAATATAACTtcaaatttattttttgtatatttcattattttatctacatttctatattcatatttatgATACATCGTTAGGCAAATTCCCTTTTCTTTTCCTCTTCCCGTTCTTCCAGATCTTTgcaaataaaaaaaaaaaaaaaaaaaaaaaaatttatgtaatataaaataatcaaaaaaatattattatataaattattaaaaatataataagttcaattatcattatatatatatatatatatatatatatatatatatatatatacctgTGTATATAATCATTGGGTGATGCTGGAGGagaataatttaaaataaatataacattgTCTATGTCCAAACCTCTACTGATTATATCTGTAGTAATGAgtacattttttttaccaactttaaataaatttatattttcatttttctGTATGGTCAATAATTCTGAATGCATCATTACGGCGTGTGGTTTGAGCAAAGAAATTTCATATAACTTTTCCACctaaaaaattaaatatatatggacatataaatataaaaatatatatatatacatatatatatatatatatatatatatatatatatatataatgtacttaaaaaaatttatacaattttcacattttttatttttatttttattttatttgtatttacCTCTTCCTTTGTATTTGCAAATATTATACacttatttattttatcatcatttgAATGCCTCATATTCCTTTCATTCTCTGAATTATCAACATATTTGTTTTCTTCCATATGAATCATATTCCTATAAACtaatttatcatattcatcatatgtcatatctttattaattttttgagaattcttttgtttatgaaaaaaaaattcgtctaaaaaataacacacatatttatattttgatgCCGTGTTAATTTTACACACAAAATGCgtaatatttaaattacATAGACTTggatttttattttctttgTTTAATAATTGAATAACATTTTCAGAATTTTTCAaaacattaatattaaaattatgtTGTTCAGGTACTTgtttttgtatattttctttaattccatttataaaatcaaaaaaaacaaaaccATTTAAatgttcatatatttttttttttattacctcatttatattagcagtaaataaatatatgttataatttgatttattaaatgtatcatgattatatttattcttatcgtttatattattattattttgaatttCATTAcataattcttttttaaaaataaaatttaaaatatttttcctATATTCAACAATATAATCAAATTCATCTATAACAAtagtatttatattatttaatatattattcataacatttttatcatttctacttttgtttttataactttttataaaatattccAATTTGTTAGGTgtacataaataaaaatgtatgCCGTACTTTTCAACGCACAcatcattattattctttatattattctcatcattattacttctttttttatctattattatatcattgtttatattaaaactttctttttcatcagataatatacatacattTAAAGTTGGATAaattgataatatatatatatacaactgtttacataaatatatattttgtgttattattaatacctttttattacaatcgaatttatcatttattaatttttgtattaatGGTAATAAATAACTTAAAGTTTTCCCTGTACctgttttattatatattaataaatgttttgaatttttcaaaatttcattatatataatatactgatacatatataacttatctatattcaaaataatcTTAAGgttattaataatttcttcATCTATATGTAAAGAATTCAAATCTATTTTTTCATGCctatttaatatttcattttttattttataagtactttcattattatgagacccattatacatatttgtTGAATTATCTTGTATATATGAGTCTTTATTAACTTTTTCATCatatctattttttttttcttcatcttttttctcttcctcatttataaatttattattaaattcatATCTTTTTCTATATTCTTTTTCAGCGTAACTATGAATTTCTTTATCCTTTTCAAActcattttcttcataaGACCAATTACTTAATTTTTGAttataatatctttttatatctacctttttaataattccattttttttgatataattATGGATATCTTTAGAAATATTTAAGTTCATAAAATTGTAATAGGTACTAAAACgtataaattttaaattatttaaatgactacatttattataagtATAAAAATAGTTTTCACAAAAACATAGACTCTTCAATTTATTTCTATACATTTGTAAAATAATTCACAAAAAGgttaaatatttcatttcctcataataatataaagaacatttattttattccTATACCTTCTATTATGATTTCACATACAAAGatgtattataatatattatatatatatatatataaatatatcaacatatatattatttttctcatactgtttgttttttatacattttaatatttatcctgtataaataaaaaatatatatatattatatgtttaaatatttttattttttatttattattatatttatatattccttaTAAGGAAATTATTAAGAGCTATATTCACCAaaatttacaaatatattaaatgtgtcattttttattttttaaaatattcttaaaaaatcatcacataaataaaagtaattcactatataatattatatatatatatatatatatatattttttttctacaattgttattatatatatttatttaattataaaaaaaaaataaataaaattatttatttttttttttttaattatagaatgttaaaaatatttactacaaaaaaataatattattatatatatatatatttatttatttatgtagGTATTCCTGTATAGTCTAAAGTtgtacaaaaaaaaaaaaaaaaaaaaaaaaaaatacatatatatataaataatatatatatatttatgtacgcaaaaatatttatattaaatatttctaCAGAATACgaattttataaaaaaaaaaaaaaaattatcattatacATAGCTGTATAAAGTTTTCCATttctaataataaacataaataatataaatatacatacatatatatatatatatatatatatatatatatattttttttgtcattaaattttattatatatattcatttaaaaattaataaccatattatatttatattatttgttttgggtaatttcattatatattaattgtATTTTAAAAAACTATAAAATCATCTTCaaaatttttcttaaaaaaaacaaaaaaaaaagtacaAAATGTGTGTTCGAATGCATTTTAATATTGACTTAAATGTTTTGaaaagtaaatataaatgcAATAAAATAGTTAATGATGACAAAGTAAAAAGAGGAATGATCAACAAGTATAATAAGAAAACATAaacacataaatatatcaatacataaatatataaatatataaacatatatatatatatatatatttatttatttattatgttcaTTGTCCtcttataaaataataatatacataaaacatttaattcattttataGGAAAAATTATGTACCCATCATTTTTGAAAGTGCTGAAAATTCCACatcaaaagaaaaaattattaatgtGTGCCTATGGGGAATTTCTCCTTTTACTTATGGAAAAACAGAAAAAGACTTTGCTTTGATTAATGCTAGATTGGAGACCCtacacataaaaaaatcattcaggttcataaaatattaatgcatatataaatatgtacttatatatatatatatatatatattcatttatttataaatatttaaatttttcctttttttaaagtgtattaataaataaaaatagatGTGCTGTCATTGTCAATGGTTACTTTGAATGGATGGGTAACGAAGGATcctcaaaaaaaattccatattatatatacaatggtaacacaaataataaaaatgaattagcaattaaaaaagaagaattGAATAATGTACAATctgataattataaatcAGAAAATGAAGACAATGAtagtaaaataaaaaaggatGAGGATAACAAACAGGGAAATGTACAAGTAAAGgatgaaataaaagatgaaataaaagatgaagcaaaagatgaaataaaagatGAAACAAAAGATGAAACAAAAGATGAAACAAAAAATGAAACAAAAgatgaaataaaagatGAAGTAAATGAAGAACAAGATGAAGTAAATGAAGAACAAGATGAAGTAAATGAAGAACAAGATGAAGATCAATTAGTTGATGGAAATTCTCATAAGCGaaaaaaagttataaatgaagaaacctctaataaaaaaataaaaaaagaactTTCTGATGaaggtaaaaaaaataaaataaatttttttttttctatattataataaaaagtcctaaataaatcaaatgaaaatataattttattaaaataattatgcacatatatatatatatatatatatgtatatatttcttcaCTTATGTCTTaaacataattatataattattgacattttcaaaaaattataaaataaccttatatatattttcatttttacagtagataatttaaataatatagaaaacAACGAAAATGACAAGAAACAAGAAAACTCCTCATACATAATTCTTGCTGGtaagatattataaaaaataaaaagaatgTATCTACtatattatcaataatGTGAAGAACtatttaaatattacatacctttgattttttttatttttcaagGGTTATATACTGTATCTAATgataaaaagaaagaatGTCGAAATACTATAATCACAACTTCGAGTGAAAATACGAACTTACAAGATATCCACGAGAGgttataaaatataaagtcatttaccatatatatatatatatatatatatatttatttatatttgtatgaCATATtaaacattatatattttatatatattttttcttcttataGATGCCCTCTACTTCTTAGTGAAAATACCTTATCCCTTTGGCTAGatgtagaaaaaaaatacacaGATATAATAGATAAAGTTAAAGAGGAACACATCATCATGagtaaaataatataaattgaaatataatatatatatatatatatatatatatacaattgTGTGCacaattttatatatgcataaataattttttttttttttaggCTCCCAATTAAAATTTAGGGAAGTTCAAAACTGGAATGATTTTACAAACTATACgaaagaatataaaaaggattctattttaaaatatgttaaaaaaaatgaaaataacTAATTCTTAAACTTGattttgttcatttatgtatgtaaaatatatatttcttgGTAGGAATATATAGAACTGTGGATAACTACACctgataaatatatagacacatatacatatatatataattatattgttttattttttttttcacgttatataaatatatatatgttataattGTCCATTGTAAATGATAAAATGACTTTTGTATTTCCGTATTGTGAAGGATTATATtcacatattttttatgataattattgaataaaaaaaaaaacgaaaaatatacatacaaatgtaataaaaatgttaacaaggaataaatataataaatgatatataaacatgaaacatatatatatattataatatttaggatgctataaaatatatgtaaatatttatataaagtatttaaaaattagctaacaatattatgaagtatatttattctttttttttttctccCATGCACTAGACatataagaaaattttaatttcttttcatttttttgaGGAAGAACCTGATCCACTTGTACCTAATCCCATAACCGATTTAAAGGTATCATAAATCCACCATTGTAAACCTGTCAGTGTTCCTATCATTAATACTCTTGTACATATTCCTTTAGTAAATAAGTTAAACATTCCCATTTCTTTAGTTATCATTCCTAAGcttttatctttattttctacTTTACCTAATTGTGATATTAAATTATCGGCAGGATGTGAAACAAGGGCACAAATAATACCTGATAAATAACCTGATGCAAATGTTATACCTAGTTGTGTTGATTTAGAATAATTATCTTTAGGCATAGTAAATACTTTATCATACATTAACTGAAcaattttttcaaaaaaataaaacttAGCCATAGTATAAGGTATTTGACGACACCATAAAGGTCCTACACTACCAAATGGAAATTTAGACTCTTTTCTATTTTTCAACATATGAACTATAGATGGTAACATTTTCGTAGGAAATGTATTAGCTT
This region of Plasmodium gaboni strain SY75 chromosome 12, whole genome shotgun sequence genomic DNA includes:
- a CDS encoding putative ATP-dependent RNA helicase, producing the protein MYRNKLKSLCFCENYFYTYNKCSHLNNLKFIRFSTYYNFMNLNISKDIHNYIKKNGIIKKVDIKRYYNQKLSNWSYEENEFEKDKEIHSYAEKEYRKRYEFNNKFINEEEKKDEEKKNRYDEKVNKDSYIQDNSTNMYNGSHNNESTYKIKNEILNRHEKIDLNSLHIDEEIINNLKIILNIDKLYMYQYIIYNEILKNSKHLLIYNKTGTGKTLSYLLPLIQKLINDKFDCNKKVLIITQNIYLCKQLYIYILSIYPTLNVCILSDEKESFNINNDIIIDKKRSNNDENNIKNNNDVCVEKYGIHFYLCTPNKLEYFIKSYKNKSRNDKNVMNNILNNINTIVIDEFDYIVEYRKNILNFIFKKELCNEIQNNNNINDKNKYNHDTFNKSNYNIYLFTANINEVIKKKIYEHLNGFVFFDFINGIKENIQKQVPEQHNFNINVLKNSENVIQLLNKENKNPSLCNLNITHFVCKINTASKYKYVCYFLDEFFFHKQKNSQKINKDMTYDEYDKLVYRNMIHMEENKYVDNSENERNMRHSNDDKINKCIIFANTKEEVEKLYEISLLKPHAVMMHSELLTIQKNENINLFKVGKKNVLITTDIISRGLDIDNVIFILNYSPPASPNDYIHRSGRTGRGKEKGICLTMYHKYEYRNVDKIMKYTKNKFEVILCPKVEDVYKFSVDKLVENVMKIAPEKYEFFNEKSKELLKNHNTKIIAQILSILLKFDKKSSDISLLSGKKNYVAVLIKDPFFEVIKNRDDIINIIKVITGNKMITTIIGEVAKCDEGFIVDISSSHVNKIISLFNSSKFEYKNKGLEINTLIELPPIIKEKKNIIRRKKKAPWITYKLQKKKIIILGRKTERYKRKRADEIIKDINKNI
- a CDS encoding conserved protein, unknown function (transcript variant 1; alternatively spliced): MCVRMHFNIDLNVLKSKYKCNKIVNDDKVKRGMINKKNYVPIIFESAENSTSKEKIINVCLWGISPFTYGKTEKDFALINARLETLHIKKSFSVLINKNRCAVIVNGYFEWMGNEGSSKKIPYYIYNGNTNNKNELAIKKEELNNVQSDNYKSENEDNDSKIKKDEDNKQGNVQVKDEIKDEIKDEAKDEIKDETKDETKDETKNETKDEIKDEVNEEQDEVNEEQDEVNEEQDEDQLVDGNSHKRKKVINEETSNKKIKKELSDEVDNLNNIENNENDKKQENSSYIILAGLYTVSNDKKKECRNTIITTSSENTNLQDIHERCPLLLSENTLSLWLDVEKKYTDIIDKVKEEHIIMSSQLKFREVQNWNDFTNYTKEYKKDSILKYVKKNENN
- a CDS encoding conserved protein, unknown function (transcript variant 2; alternatively spliced), translating into MCVRMHFNIDLNVLKSKYKCNKIVNDDKVKRGMINKKNYVPIIFESAENSTSKEKIINVCLWGISPFTYGKTEKDFALINARLETLHIKKSFSVLINKNRCAVIVNGYFEWMGNEGSSKKIPYYIYNGNTNNKNELAIKKEELNNVQSDNYKSENEDNDSKIKKDEDNKQGNVQVKDEIKDEIKDEAKDEIKDETKDETKDETKNETKDEIKDEVNEEQDEVNEEQDEVNEEQDEDQLVDGNSHKRKKVINEETSNKKIKKELSDEDNLNNIENNENDKKQENSSYIILAGLYTVSNDKKKECRNTIITTSSENTNLQDIHERCPLLLSENTLSLWLDVEKKYTDIIDKVKEEHIIMSSQLKFREVQNWNDFTNYTKEYKKDSILKYVKKNENN
- a CDS encoding mitochondrial phosphate carrier protein yields the protein MMKRKEVWDSRVSSPVTRIKHPHEHNLSYYSKCMFGGILSCGLTHTVITPLDVTKCRIQTYPNIYKNLFQSIKKIVKEEKVKSLTLGWTPTFVGYSLQGLCKFGFYEIFKDVYSNYLGEEYAYKYKGATWLLASASAEFAADFFLCPFEMIKVKMQTSKANTFPTKMLPSIVHMLKNRKESKFPFGSVGPLWCRQIPYTMAKFYFFEKIVQLMYDKVFTMPKDNYSKSTQLGITFASGYLSGIICALVSHPADNLISQLGKVENKDKSLGMITKEMGMFNLFTKGICTRVLMIGTLTGLQWWIYDTFKSVMGLGTSGSGSSSKK